The DNA region CAAAACCAAAACCCAGAAACAAAATCggaaaaaagaaagaaagaaagaaagatAGACTAACATTGTCTGTGATATCAAAAGTCTCATATCTCATTTTATAGCTCATGTCATTACTCCTGACGATGACGGTATTCTTGAAGAAATCAGGTGGCAGTGGTGTTCGCGGTGATAGAGGTGATGGAGGTGAGTCGGAAACGGGGTTCACCCTGGATTGTTGTAATGCTGGTATGTTGTAAATGTGGTTCACGGTTGATGGTAGTGAGTCAGAAATGGATTCTGCAGTTGATGGTAGTGAGTCAGAAATGGATTCTGTAGTTGATGGTGCTGACTTGGGATTCATCTTCATGATCTTCTTGTTCTTCTTCTTGTTTGCCATAATTCTGGTTGTGATTACTGATCAATATTACTAAGCTTGGAAATCTAACGCTCGTTTGAAAATAATCACTTCCCTCCTTCACCCAATATATAGCAAATGAAATTGGGTGCGAGTTATAAATCCAAACTCAAAAAGGACCGATCAGCAATtcttaaaaatatatatttttttaaattgcaTCCTTTTTGTTATTTTATAACTGCCTCTAACCGCTTTCTCCTTCATGAACAGACAGAAATCACATTTCATTACACTGCTATGCTATTTTGATCAATAACATATTCATGCAGAAAAATGAAGTTTCCACTCATTCTCATTTCACTCTATGCTCTCTCTTTCTTCCAAATATCTTATTCCACAGGTAACCGATAAGCAGCAACGTTCTTTCATCTTAATTATCTTGCTAAAAATACTATACAAAGTTATGCAGAATCTTAAGCATTTCTATGTTTGATTTTTGGTTGTTCAGATAGATCACAATTGCCTATGATTGCTTTTAGTTGGTGGGATGATATAGGTACATTTAAGGCTGGTGAAACTGCAACCATTAAGGTTAAAGTACTTGAGAACGGTGATAAAATCGATACGAATATTTTCCATCCCATAGTTTCTGTCAATGGAAAGGAAGGAAATAGTTCCTATATATCCACCGTGTTATCGGATTTCGAAGGAGACTTTGATAATTGGAAGATTTCCTTCACTCCTATTAGGGTTGGATTGTTCAATGTCCTCATTGATGAAGATCGTTACAAAGTTTCTGACTCGTCGTTGCATTTCCAAGTTGAACCAGGTTTCGTCAAAACCCTAACTTAACTAGCAGAAATACGAGCACTTTCGTGTCTGTCTGTTTGGATTAGTTAGTGCATATGATGATGCTATACATAATGTAGTTTAATTTGCTTATTTATTGATTGATGTTTGATATTGCTATTATTTATTTGAAGGGAACATGTATCCATCTGTGTGTTTGGCATCATGGAAAGGGATGAAATATGAGTTTGAAGCTGGTTCAAAAGCTACAATCATGGTGCTACTTAAAGATGCATTCGGGAATGGAATTTCAAAGACAACTCAAGTTTCCTATATGCCTGATTTTAAGTTGTTTGTGTTAAGTAAAAATGGTTCTTTTGCAAATGAACTTGATATCTCCAACATGGGATGGAATGAGTTTGATTATATAGTCATCGAGTTCGTAGTGACCAAAGCTGGAAACTTCTCTTTGCGCGTCGAAGGAGGAAACCAAACCTTGAACGGTTCTCCCTTACCGTTGAAAGTGAATCCAGGAGTTATAGATGTTTCTAAATGTGTTGCTAACTGGAAAATTGAACATCATGCATGGCAATTGTCTTCAAAGATGGAGATCTTTATACATCAGTTGGATCAATATGGAAATCTGGTTTCCGGACTGTATCCGTTTGATGTTGAAGTCGTTGAAAGAGACACGAATTTGTCGATACCGATAGCAGATCTTCATTTCAAGGAAGTGGAAGCCGGAGTTCAGTTGTTTTCCTTTGGTAATTGGGAACCAGGGAACTTCCTGCTAACAATATATGATGCCAAACATAACAAAAGCATTTCCAATATGCCATATGTGTATACTGTTTTTGTCGGTAAAGTCTCGTTTCATGCTAATTCTTTTGTCTCTCTTTGTGTACTTTTAGTTTATCTAAATGTTTTTCTTTATCAGGTTATTGTGATGGCGTAAAAAGTGTCGTCAATGGATCTGGTTTAAATGACTCAGTTGCTGGGATAAGATCAGAATTCTCTGTTTATTTGAATGACATGTATCAATATCCTTCTCCTGTTGAAGAAGGGATACTTCAAGTACAAATTTTGAAAATTAACGACTCATACAGTGTTTCGCCAATTATATATCCCATGATAAACAATAATGGTATTTCAAAGGGTACTTTTTTAGTACATTTGAGAATTGTATTTTGCTTGTTGTAATTCATTGATGAGTGATCTTAATATTAGGGAGTGGAATGGACTCAGGAGTGACATATGATGGTATCGGCCACACGGAAACCACCCTGTCGCCTTCACCTTCCATTGATATAGGCAACAATGTGAGGAACACAAACATAATTAGCAGCGCATTTCAAGTCGAATACACACCAGAGAAAAGCGGCTTTTATGACATTAATGTATATTGTGGTAACATAATATTGAATGAGGGTCATTCATTCAGAAAAGAGGTAAAAGCAGGTATCAAAATTGGTTTCTGTTAGGTAATCTTTTCGTATATTTATTAATAGTTCCGATCATTTCTCATGCGCCCTTAGCTTGCTGCAGGTGAAGTAAATATCTCATTGTCAAGTGTGGTAAGGTTTTCTTCAAAGGTACCAAAACTGTCAAAGAATGAGATAGTTGT from Lathyrus oleraceus cultivar Zhongwan6 chromosome 1, CAAS_Psat_ZW6_1.0, whole genome shotgun sequence includes:
- the LOC127073233 gene encoding uncharacterized protein LOC127073233, which gives rise to MANKKKNKKIMKMNPKSAPSTTESISDSLPSTAESISDSLPSTVNHIYNIPALQQSRVNPVSDSPPSPLSPRTPLPPDFFKNTVIVRSNDMSYKMRYETFDITDNAFKKHFLKDRDIAQEIKTEFDKRHGLNWHCVVGTSYVSYITYKKKQHIYFYMSGKAVLLFKHG